One part of the Sphingopyxis sp. PAMC25046 genome encodes these proteins:
- a CDS encoding response regulator transcription factor gives MRILIVEDEPTLGPQLKATLEGAGYAVDLATDGEDGHFLGSTETYDAAILDLGLPEIDGLTVLDRWRREKRNFPVLVLTARDSWSDKVAGLDAGADDYLAKPFQTEELIARLRALIRRASGNASSELIAGDVRLDTRSGRVTLAGEPVKLTAQEYKLLSYLLHHKGKVVSRTELIEHIYDQDFDRDSNTIEVFVTRIRKKLGADIITTIRGLGYQLDDPQ, from the coding sequence ATGCGGATTTTGATTGTCGAGGACGAACCCACGCTGGGCCCGCAGCTCAAGGCGACGCTCGAGGGGGCGGGCTATGCCGTCGACCTTGCGACCGACGGCGAGGACGGCCATTTCCTCGGCTCGACCGAAACCTATGACGCGGCGATCCTCGACCTTGGGCTTCCCGAAATCGACGGGCTGACTGTGCTCGACCGCTGGCGCCGCGAAAAGCGCAATTTCCCGGTGCTCGTGCTGACCGCGCGCGACAGCTGGTCGGACAAGGTCGCGGGGCTCGATGCCGGCGCCGACGACTATCTGGCCAAGCCCTTCCAGACCGAGGAACTGATTGCACGGCTTCGCGCGCTGATCCGCCGCGCGTCGGGCAATGCGTCGAGCGAACTGATCGCGGGCGACGTCCGCCTCGACACGCGGTCGGGACGCGTTACGCTCGCGGGCGAGCCGGTGAAGCTGACCGCGCAGGAATATAAGCTCTTGTCCTACCTGCTCCATCACAAGGGCAAGGTCGTGTCGCGCACCGAGCTGATCGAGCATATCTACGATCAGGATTTCGACCGTGATTCGAACACGATCGAGGTGTTCGTCACGCGCATCCGAAAAAAATTGGGCGCCGACATCATCACGACGATCCGCGGGCTCGGCTATCAACTCGACGATCCGCAATAA
- a CDS encoding HU family DNA-binding protein — MNKQDLIAAVADSSGLTKGDASKAVEAVFDAITGSLKKGGEVRLVGFGTFAVSKRKASTGRNPRTGETMTIAASNQPKFKAGKALKDAVN, encoded by the coding sequence ATGAACAAACAAGACCTGATCGCCGCCGTCGCCGATTCGAGCGGCCTGACCAAGGGTGATGCCAGCAAGGCCGTGGAAGCTGTCTTCGACGCGATCACCGGCTCGCTGAAGAAGGGCGGCGAAGTCCGTCTCGTCGGCTTCGGCACCTTCGCGGTCAGCAAGCGCAAGGCATCGACCGGTCGCAACCCGCGCACCGGCGAAACGATGACCATCGCGGCGTCGAACCAGCCGAAGTTCAAGGCCGGCAAGGCCCTCAAGGACGCCGTCAACTAA
- the lon gene encoding endopeptidase La: protein MTQSYPLLPLRDIVVFPHMIVPLFVGRDRSVAALETAMESDKEIFLVAQLDPGEDDPQRDDLYDVGVIATVLQLLKLPDGTVRVLVEGKERAKLLSLADEDKAVMASVKPIGDTVDDSVDTAALMRSVVDQFENYAKLNKKMPAETAVQLSQIEDASRLADSVAGNLNIKVSDKQALLVEDAPSKRLEMVFAFMEGELGVLQVEKKIRGRVKRQMEKSQREYYLNEQLKAIQRELGNDNGEGGDDLAELQLKIDSLKMSKEAKAKANAELKKLRAMAPMSAEATVVRNYLDTLIGLPWGKKSKLKKDIAKAQAVLDDDHYALEKVKDRIVEYLAVQARTNKLKGPILCLVGPPGVGKTSLGRSIAKATGREFVRQSLGGVRDEAEIRGHRRTYIGSLPGKIVTNLKKAGTMNPLFLLDEIDKLGQDFRGDPASALLEVLDPEQNGKFQDHYLEVDVDLSDVMFVTTANSLNLPQPLLDRMEIIRLEGYTEDEKVEIAKLHLIAKQVEAHGLKAGEFELTEEGLRDLIRYYTREAGVRTLEREIARLARKALRRILEGKATSVTVTPENLSEFAGVRKFRHGMGDLEDQVGAVTGLAWTEVGGELLTIEAVTASGKGQVRTTGKLGEVMTESVQAALSFVKARAPAYGIKPSLFARKDIHIHLPEGAVPKDGPSAGVGMVTAMISTLTGIAVRRDVAMTGEVTLRGRVLAIGGLKEKLLAALRGGIKTVLIPEENEKDLVEIPANITGGLKIIPVSHVDQVLAEALVSPVVPIEWTEADELAASPPVPPGSDPESAIRH, encoded by the coding sequence ATGACGCAATCTTATCCCCTCCTTCCGCTGCGTGACATCGTCGTTTTCCCGCACATGATCGTGCCGTTGTTCGTCGGCCGCGACCGCTCGGTCGCCGCGCTCGAAACCGCGATGGAAAGCGACAAGGAAATCTTCCTCGTCGCGCAGCTCGATCCGGGCGAAGACGATCCGCAGCGCGACGATCTTTACGACGTCGGCGTGATCGCGACCGTCCTCCAACTGCTCAAGCTGCCCGACGGCACTGTTCGCGTGCTTGTCGAAGGCAAGGAGCGCGCGAAGCTGCTGTCGCTCGCCGACGAAGACAAGGCGGTGATGGCGAGCGTGAAGCCGATCGGCGACACGGTCGACGACAGCGTCGATACCGCCGCGCTGATGCGTTCGGTCGTCGACCAGTTCGAAAATTACGCCAAGCTCAACAAGAAGATGCCGGCCGAAACCGCGGTACAGCTGTCGCAAATCGAAGACGCCTCGCGCCTCGCCGATTCGGTGGCGGGCAATCTCAACATCAAGGTGTCGGACAAGCAGGCCTTGCTCGTCGAAGATGCGCCGTCGAAGCGGCTCGAAATGGTCTTCGCCTTCATGGAAGGCGAACTCGGCGTGCTGCAGGTCGAAAAGAAGATTCGCGGCCGCGTGAAGCGCCAGATGGAAAAGAGCCAGCGCGAATATTATCTCAACGAGCAGTTGAAGGCGATTCAGCGCGAGCTCGGCAACGACAATGGCGAAGGCGGCGACGACCTCGCCGAGCTGCAGCTCAAGATCGACAGCCTCAAAATGTCGAAGGAGGCCAAGGCCAAGGCGAACGCCGAGCTGAAGAAGCTGCGCGCGATGGCACCGATGTCGGCCGAGGCCACCGTCGTGCGCAACTATCTCGACACGCTGATCGGCCTGCCGTGGGGCAAGAAGTCGAAGCTGAAAAAAGACATCGCCAAGGCGCAGGCCGTCCTCGACGACGACCATTATGCGCTCGAAAAGGTCAAAGACCGGATCGTCGAATATCTGGCGGTGCAGGCGCGCACCAACAAGCTGAAGGGCCCGATCCTGTGCCTCGTCGGCCCTCCGGGCGTCGGCAAGACCTCGCTCGGCCGGTCGATCGCGAAAGCCACGGGCCGCGAGTTTGTGCGCCAGTCGCTGGGCGGCGTGCGTGACGAAGCCGAAATCCGCGGCCACCGCCGCACCTATATCGGCTCGCTGCCGGGCAAGATCGTGACCAACCTCAAAAAGGCCGGCACGATGAACCCGCTGTTCCTGCTCGACGAGATCGACAAGCTGGGCCAGGATTTCCGCGGCGATCCGGCGTCGGCGCTGCTCGAGGTGCTCGACCCCGAACAGAATGGCAAGTTCCAGGACCATTATCTGGAGGTCGATGTCGACCTTAGCGACGTGATGTTCGTCACCACCGCCAACTCGCTCAACCTGCCGCAGCCTTTGCTCGACCGCATGGAGATCATCCGGCTCGAAGGCTATACCGAGGACGAGAAGGTCGAGATCGCCAAGCTCCACCTGATCGCGAAGCAGGTCGAGGCGCACGGCCTGAAGGCCGGCGAGTTCGAGCTGACCGAAGAGGGGCTGCGCGACCTCATCCGCTATTACACCCGCGAGGCCGGCGTTCGTACGCTCGAACGCGAGATCGCGCGGCTGGCGCGCAAGGCGCTGCGCCGCATCCTCGAAGGCAAGGCGACCAGCGTTACCGTGACGCCCGAAAACCTGTCCGAATTCGCGGGTGTGCGCAAATTCCGCCACGGGATGGGCGACCTCGAAGACCAGGTCGGTGCGGTCACCGGGCTGGCGTGGACCGAGGTCGGCGGCGAATTGCTGACGATCGAGGCGGTTACCGCGTCGGGCAAGGGCCAGGTGCGCACCACCGGCAAGCTCGGCGAGGTGATGACCGAGTCGGTGCAGGCGGCGCTGTCGTTCGTAAAGGCGCGCGCCCCGGCCTATGGCATCAAGCCCAGCCTGTTCGCGCGCAAGGATATCCACATCCACCTGCCCGAAGGCGCGGTACCGAAGGATGGTCCGTCGGCGGGCGTCGGCATGGTCACCGCGATGATTTCGACGCTGACCGGGATCGCGGTGCGCCGCGATGTCGCGATGACGGGCGAAGTCACTTTGCGCGGCCGCGTCCTCGCGATCGGCGGGCTTAAGGAAAAGCTGCTCGCCGCGCTTCGCGGCGGCATCAAGACCGTGCTGATCCCCGAGGAAAATGAAAAGGACCTCGTCGAAATCCCGGCGAATATCACCGGCGGGCTGAAGATCATCCCCGTCAGCCACGTCGATCAGGTGCTGGCCGAAGCACTGGTGTCGCCGGTGGTGCCGATCGAATGGACCGAGGCCGACGAACTTGCCGCCTCGCCACCGGTGCCGCCAGGAAGCGACCCCGAATCGGCGATTCGGCACTGA
- a CDS encoding YbaB/EbfC family nucleoid-associated protein: MKSIEEMMKAAQEAAATVQAQMQEAQAKLDSVEVEGVSGGGLVKITATAKGRIKAIHIDDSLIVPADKQMLEDLLAAAFNDAREKADAASNEEMGKMTSGLPLPPGFKLPF; the protein is encoded by the coding sequence ATGAAATCGATCGAAGAAATGATGAAGGCGGCGCAGGAAGCCGCCGCCACCGTGCAGGCGCAGATGCAGGAGGCGCAGGCGAAGCTCGACAGCGTCGAGGTCGAAGGCGTTTCGGGCGGCGGACTCGTGAAGATCACCGCTACCGCGAAGGGCCGGATCAAGGCGATACACATTGACGATAGCCTGATCGTTCCCGCCGACAAGCAGATGCTCGAGGATTTGCTCGCCGCCGCGTTCAACGACGCGCGCGAAAAGGCCGACGCCGCGAGCAACGAGGAAATGGGCAAGATGACGAGCGGCCTGCCGCTCCCCCCGGGTTTCAAGCTGCCGTTCTGA
- a CDS encoding DNA polymerase III subunit gamma/tau has protein sequence MDLPETVPQASSGPYRVLARKYRPQTFAELIGQDAMVRTLGNAIARDRLAHAFLMTGVRGVGKTSTARLIAKALNCIGPDGQGGPTIDPCGVCEPCRAITEGRHIDVIEMDAASNTGVDDVREIIEAVRYAAVSARYKIYIIDEVHMLSRNAFNALLKTLEEPPPHVKFLFATTEVNKVPVTVLSRCQRFDLRRITPDMLFAHFSAILQKEGVEAEAPAIWLIANAAEGSVRDGLSILDQAIAHADLDGGGKISADQVRVMLGLSDRTSIAQLMATILDGDASGAIDLARGQYALGIEPVAMVRGLMDLTHAITLAKVSRHEDPALAASDRERIGEWALKLGFAPLNRLWQLLLKGHEEVLRANNPLEHLEMLLLRVIYAASMPDPGELAKLLEKGGVPATPMVAPTPPVPQGDTATAPPAETPSAETPASALTIAQIHQLLESSGNHQLARQVYDDLKLVELEPGLLVYAPVPALDGDFARRLGEALLNQTGSRWQVRAGEGEARPSLGQVRQAKLDDNDARIRELPVVKAALAAFPDARLVEDDDNRHRLNP, from the coding sequence ATGGATTTGCCCGAGACGGTGCCGCAGGCATCGAGCGGACCCTACCGCGTCCTTGCCCGCAAATATCGTCCGCAAACCTTTGCCGAACTGATCGGGCAGGATGCGATGGTGCGCACGCTCGGCAACGCGATTGCGCGCGACCGGCTGGCGCATGCGTTTCTGATGACCGGCGTGCGCGGGGTTGGCAAGACGTCGACCGCGCGTCTGATTGCCAAGGCTTTGAACTGCATCGGACCCGACGGGCAGGGCGGGCCGACGATCGATCCGTGCGGGGTGTGCGAACCGTGCCGCGCGATCACCGAGGGGCGCCATATCGACGTGATCGAGATGGACGCCGCGTCGAACACCGGCGTCGACGATGTGCGCGAGATCATCGAGGCGGTGCGCTATGCCGCGGTGTCGGCGCGCTACAAGATCTATATCATCGACGAAGTGCATATGTTGTCGCGCAACGCGTTCAACGCGCTCTTGAAAACGCTCGAAGAACCGCCGCCACACGTCAAATTCCTGTTCGCGACCACAGAGGTCAACAAGGTGCCGGTGACGGTGCTCTCGCGCTGCCAGCGTTTCGACCTGCGTCGCATCACCCCCGACATGCTGTTCGCGCATTTCAGCGCGATTTTGCAGAAAGAAGGCGTCGAGGCCGAGGCGCCCGCGATCTGGCTGATCGCCAACGCCGCCGAGGGATCGGTGCGCGACGGCCTGTCGATCCTCGACCAGGCGATCGCGCACGCAGACCTCGATGGCGGCGGCAAGATCAGCGCCGATCAGGTTCGCGTGATGCTGGGGCTTTCCGATCGGACCTCGATCGCGCAGTTGATGGCGACGATCCTCGACGGCGACGCGAGCGGTGCGATCGACCTCGCGCGCGGGCAATATGCGCTGGGAATCGAGCCGGTCGCGATGGTGCGCGGGTTGATGGACCTGACGCATGCGATCACGCTGGCAAAAGTCTCGCGCCACGAGGATCCCGCGCTTGCGGCATCGGACCGCGAACGCATCGGCGAATGGGCGCTAAAGCTCGGTTTTGCGCCGCTCAACCGGCTGTGGCAATTGCTGCTCAAGGGGCATGAAGAGGTGCTGCGCGCCAACAATCCGCTCGAACATCTCGAAATGTTGTTGCTGCGCGTGATCTATGCCGCATCGATGCCCGATCCGGGCGAGCTTGCGAAACTGCTCGAAAAGGGCGGCGTGCCGGCGACGCCGATGGTCGCGCCGACGCCGCCGGTACCGCAGGGCGACACCGCCACAGCACCGCCTGCAGAAACGCCGTCGGCCGAAACGCCGGCCTCGGCGCTGACGATCGCACAAATCCACCAGCTCCTCGAAAGCTCGGGTAATCACCAGCTTGCGCGGCAAGTTTATGACGATCTCAAGCTTGTCGAGCTCGAACCCGGGCTGCTTGTCTATGCGCCGGTGCCCGCACTCGACGGCGATTTCGCGCGGCGGCTTGGCGAAGCGCTGCTGAACCAGACCGGCAGCCGCTGGCAGGTTCGCGCGGGTGAGGGCGAGGCACGGCCGAGCCTTGGTCAGGTACGGCAGGCAAAACTCGACGACAATGACGCGCGAATCCGCGAATTGCCCGTTGTGAAGGCCGCCTTGGCCGCTTTTCCCGACGCAAGGCTTGTCGAGGACGACGACAATCGCCATAGGTTGAACCCATGA
- a CDS encoding 2Fe-2S iron-sulfur cluster-binding protein, with product MMRVTFVHADGKAHTEAEANPGDILLDVAQAHLMPLEGTCEGQMACSTCHVIVAKEDFDRLPPAGEMEEDMLDLAAGVRRTSRLSCQIVLTDDLDGLTVHIPAESRNMQGPR from the coding sequence CTGATGCGCGTCACATTCGTTCACGCCGACGGCAAGGCGCATACCGAGGCCGAGGCCAATCCCGGCGATATCCTGCTCGACGTCGCGCAGGCGCATCTGATGCCACTCGAAGGGACGTGCGAGGGCCAAATGGCCTGCTCGACCTGCCATGTCATCGTTGCCAAAGAGGATTTCGACCGCCTGCCGCCGGCGGGCGAGATGGAAGAGGATATGCTCGACCTCGCCGCCGGGGTGCGCCGCACCAGCCGCCTGTCGTGCCAGATCGTGCTGACCGACGATCTCGACGGGCTGACCGTCCATATCCCGGCCGAGAGCCGCAATATGCAGGGACCGCGCTGA
- a CDS encoding aminotransferase class V-fold PLP-dependent enzyme: protein MIYLDYQATTPLAPEAREAMLRWLEGAGEGDGYANPSSTHKAGRAAAAAVEVARDQVAALLPKGGRVFFTSGATEALNWALLRGAEAMPGGVAGLSIEHAASLQCLERLNATILPVDEKGLALPPDDALIPENGIVATMLVNNEVGTVQPVADFAVAAHAKNSLLLCDAVQGYGRVAIPDGPDLIALSAHKIHGPKGIGALWVRDGVDLPPLMFGGAQEQGMRSGTVSPALCAGFGAAAALAAERFDADAEHVERLWSLALDLLPEWTINGDANRRYHGNLNVRREGVNGLRLMSDARDIAFSLGSACGSGSGKVSHVLRAMGVSEADARASIRLGWGRYTSEQELREGLDAIKAAARLQGVN, encoded by the coding sequence ATGATTTACCTCGACTATCAAGCCACTACGCCGCTCGCTCCCGAGGCGCGCGAGGCGATGCTGCGCTGGCTTGAGGGAGCTGGGGAAGGCGATGGTTACGCGAATCCGTCGAGCACGCACAAGGCCGGCCGCGCCGCCGCCGCCGCGGTCGAGGTCGCGCGCGATCAGGTTGCGGCGCTGCTGCCGAAGGGCGGACGCGTCTTCTTCACCTCGGGCGCGACCGAGGCGCTCAACTGGGCGTTGCTGCGCGGGGCCGAGGCGATGCCGGGCGGGGTCGCGGGGCTCAGCATCGAACATGCGGCGTCGCTGCAGTGCCTTGAGCGGCTGAACGCGACGATCCTGCCGGTCGATGAAAAGGGTCTGGCGCTGCCGCCCGATGACGCACTGATACCCGAAAATGGCATCGTCGCGACGATGCTAGTGAACAACGAGGTCGGGACCGTCCAGCCTGTCGCCGATTTCGCCGTTGCGGCGCACGCGAAGAACAGCTTGCTGCTGTGCGACGCCGTGCAGGGCTATGGCCGCGTCGCGATCCCCGACGGCCCCGACCTGATCGCGCTCTCGGCGCACAAGATTCACGGCCCCAAGGGGATCGGCGCGCTCTGGGTCCGGGACGGCGTCGATCTGCCGCCGCTGATGTTCGGTGGCGCGCAGGAACAGGGGATGCGTTCGGGCACCGTCTCGCCCGCACTCTGCGCCGGCTTCGGCGCTGCTGCGGCGCTCGCGGCCGAACGCTTCGACGCTGACGCGGAGCATGTCGAGCGCCTCTGGTCGCTCGCGCTCGACCTGCTGCCCGAATGGACGATCAACGGCGATGCGAACCGTCGCTATCACGGCAATCTTAACGTCCGGCGCGAGGGCGTGAACGGTCTTCGCCTGATGTCCGATGCCCGCGACATCGCCTTCTCGCTCGGCAGCGCGTGCGGCAGCGGGTCGGGCAAGGTCAGCCACGTCCTTCGCGCAATGGGCGTTAGCGAAGCCGACGCGCGCGCGTCGATCCGGCTCGGCTGGGGGCGCTATACAAGCGAGCAGGAATTGCGCGAGGGTCTCGATGCGATCAAGGCGGCCGCGCGCTTGCAGGGCGTCAACTGA
- a CDS encoding alpha/beta hydrolase has translation MPDVIFPGPEGRIEGRFSPPPRPRAPVALILHPHPQGGGTMNDRITQAMYKSFVARGFAVLRFNFRGVGRSQGTFDNGIGELSDAASALDWVQSIHPEAQTTWVAGFSFGAWIGMQLLMRRPEIRGFLSVAPPANMYDFSFLAPCPSSGIIVAGGQDEIVPPSAVQKLVDKLRTQKGITIHHDEIPRANHFFEHELDQLMKSLDNYLDMRLAPDSPIR, from the coding sequence ATGCCCGACGTCATTTTCCCCGGCCCCGAGGGCCGCATCGAAGGCCGTTTCTCGCCCCCGCCGCGTCCGCGCGCGCCGGTCGCGCTGATCCTCCACCCGCATCCGCAGGGCGGCGGGACGATGAACGACCGCATCACGCAAGCGATGTACAAGAGCTTCGTCGCGCGCGGTTTCGCGGTGCTGCGCTTCAACTTCCGTGGCGTCGGCCGCAGCCAGGGCACGTTCGACAACGGCATCGGCGAGCTTAGCGACGCCGCATCGGCGCTCGACTGGGTGCAGTCGATCCATCCCGAGGCGCAGACGACGTGGGTCGCGGGCTTCAGCTTCGGCGCGTGGATCGGCATGCAGCTTTTGATGCGCCGCCCCGAAATCCGAGGTTTCCTGTCGGTCGCGCCGCCCGCTAACATGTACGACTTCAGCTTCCTCGCGCCCTGCCCCTCGTCGGGCATCATCGTCGCGGGCGGGCAGGACGAGATCGTGCCGCCGAGCGCGGTGCAGAAGCTGGTCGACAAGCTGCGCACCCAAAAGGGCATCACGATCCATCACGACGAAATCCCGCGCGCCAACCATTTCTTCGAGCATGAGCTCGACCAGTTGATGAAGTCGCTCGATAATTATCTGGATATGCGGCTCGCGCCCGATTCGCCGATCCGCTGA
- the rpiB gene encoding ribose 5-phosphate isomerase B, giving the protein MRIAIASDHAAWELKAALADWLREAGHEVEDLGTNGPESVDYPDYGYRLGEAIANGRAERGVALCGSGIGISISVNRNPAARCALVSEPLSAKLAREHNDANVIAMGARLTGIDMAKACLDAFLTTDFAGDRHARRVDKLSNPPVNLAQLETSR; this is encoded by the coding sequence ATGCGCATTGCAATAGCCTCTGACCACGCCGCCTGGGAGCTGAAAGCCGCTCTCGCCGATTGGCTTCGCGAAGCCGGCCACGAAGTCGAGGATCTCGGCACGAACGGCCCCGAAAGCGTCGACTATCCCGATTATGGCTACCGGCTCGGCGAAGCGATCGCCAACGGCCGCGCGGAACGCGGCGTCGCGCTCTGCGGATCGGGCATCGGCATCTCGATTTCGGTCAACCGCAACCCCGCCGCGCGCTGCGCGCTCGTGTCCGAACCGCTGTCGGCGAAGCTGGCTCGCGAGCATAATGACGCGAACGTCATCGCGATGGGCGCGCGCCTGACGGGCATCGACATGGCAAAGGCGTGCCTCGACGCGTTCCTCACCACCGATTTCGCCGGCGACCGTCACGCGCGCCGCGTCGACAAGCTTTCCAATCCTCCCGTCAATTTGGCCCAACTGGAGACCAGCCGATGA
- the glyA gene encoding serine hydroxymethyltransferase: protein MTTDTLDKPIKSAGYFTDGVGTVDPAVAAAMKHELEREQYQIELIASENIVSKAVLEAQGSVFTNKYAEGYPGKRYYQGCAPSDEVETLAIDRAKQLFDAGFVNVQPHSGAQANGAVMLALTKPGATIMGMSLDAGGHLTHGAPPAMSGKWYNAVQYGVRPDDHLVDFDQVEALAKEHRPSLIIAGGSAYPRTLDFARFRAIADDVGALLMVDMAHFAGLVAGGAHPSPMEHAHVVTTTTHKTLRGPRGGMILTNDEAIAKRINSAVFPGLQGGPLMHVIAAKAVAFGEALRPEFKDYAKATIANAQALANRLKARGADVVAGGTDTHLALIDLRPLGITGRDADEALERSAITCNKNGVPFDPLPPVKTSGIRVGSPAGTTRGFGIAEFEEIGDMVADVLEALRDKGEHGDADVEADVRGRVRALCERFPIYQG, encoded by the coding sequence ATGACCACAGACACGCTCGACAAGCCCATCAAATCGGCCGGCTATTTCACCGACGGCGTCGGCACGGTCGACCCCGCGGTCGCGGCGGCGATGAAGCACGAACTCGAACGCGAACAATATCAGATCGAGCTGATCGCGTCGGAGAATATCGTTTCGAAGGCGGTGCTAGAGGCGCAAGGATCGGTTTTCACCAACAAATATGCCGAAGGCTATCCGGGCAAGCGTTATTATCAGGGCTGCGCGCCGTCGGACGAGGTCGAAACCCTCGCGATCGATCGCGCCAAACAGCTGTTCGACGCCGGTTTCGTCAACGTCCAGCCACACTCGGGCGCGCAGGCGAATGGCGCGGTGATGCTCGCGCTGACCAAGCCCGGCGCGACGATCATGGGCATGAGCCTCGACGCCGGCGGCCACCTGACGCACGGCGCGCCACCCGCCATGTCGGGCAAATGGTATAACGCCGTGCAATATGGCGTGCGCCCCGACGACCATCTCGTGGATTTCGATCAGGTCGAAGCGCTCGCCAAGGAACATCGCCCCTCGCTGATCATCGCCGGCGGCTCGGCCTATCCGCGCACGCTCGATTTCGCACGCTTCCGCGCAATCGCCGACGATGTCGGCGCGCTGCTGATGGTCGACATGGCCCACTTTGCCGGCCTTGTCGCCGGCGGCGCGCATCCGTCGCCGATGGAGCATGCGCATGTCGTCACCACCACGACGCACAAGACGCTGCGCGGCCCGCGCGGCGGCATGATCCTGACCAACGACGAAGCGATCGCCAAGCGCATCAATTCGGCGGTCTTCCCCGGGCTGCAGGGCGGCCCGCTGATGCACGTCATCGCCGCCAAGGCGGTCGCCTTCGGCGAAGCGCTGCGTCCCGAATTCAAGGATTACGCCAAGGCGACCATCGCCAATGCGCAAGCGCTCGCTAATCGGCTCAAGGCGCGCGGCGCCGATGTCGTCGCGGGCGGCACCGACACGCATCTGGCGCTGATCGACCTCCGCCCGCTCGGCATCACCGGCCGCGACGCCGACGAGGCGCTCGAGCGCAGCGCGATCACCTGCAACAAGAATGGCGTTCCCTTCGACCCGCTGCCCCCGGTCAAGACCAGCGGTATCCGTGTCGGATCGCCCGCGGGCACGACGCGCGGCTTCGGCATCGCCGAGTTTGAGGAAATCGGCGACATGGTCGCCGACGTGCTCGAGGCGCTGCGCGACAAGGGCGAGCATGGCGACGCCGATGTCGAAGCGGATGTTCGCGGCCGCGTCCGCGCGCTATGCGAGCGCTTCCCCATCTATCAGGGATAG
- the nrdR gene encoding transcriptional regulator NrdR — protein MRCPYCGHEDSQVKDSRPTEDGAAIRRRRQCEDCGARFTTFERIQLREVAVLKTGGTREPFDREKLMRSVQIACRKRPIDGARIERLVSGIQRQLETSGESEVQAQQIGAMVMEALKGFDNVAYIRFASVYRDFTEAKDFEEFASTITEAARPIK, from the coding sequence ATGCGCTGCCCCTATTGCGGACATGAAGACAGCCAGGTGAAGGACAGCCGTCCGACCGAGGACGGCGCGGCGATCCGCCGCCGCCGTCAGTGCGAGGATTGCGGCGCGCGCTTCACCACCTTCGAGCGCATCCAGCTGCGCGAAGTCGCGGTGCTCAAGACGGGCGGGACGCGCGAGCCCTTCGACCGCGAGAAATTGATGCGCAGCGTCCAGATCGCGTGCCGCAAGCGCCCGATCGACGGCGCGCGCATCGAGCGGCTGGTGTCGGGCATCCAGCGCCAGCTCGAAACCTCCGGCGAAAGCGAAGTGCAGGCACAGCAAATCGGCGCGATGGTGATGGAGGCGCTGAAGGGCTTCGACAATGTCGCCTATATCCGCTTCGCCAGCGTCTATCGCGACTTCACCGAAGCCAAGGATTTCGAGGAATTCGCCTCGACGATCACCGAGGCGGCGCGGCCGATCAAATGA
- a CDS encoding RNA methyltransferase, with product MTAAAPPPVIVLVRPQLGENIGKAARAMLNFGLTELRLVAPRDGWPNPDAGPAASGADIVLSGAQVFDTLADAVADCTTIYATTVRKRGVTKPVLTPEAAAREVHAGAGRSAYVFGPERSGLETDDVTLAHKIVTVPINPEFASLNLAQAVILLAYEWSKGVALASPPEVPLDPPAEHGVLEEFIQHLERDLDKSGYFFPPERREMTLRTLRTALTKTGWSYNDVRMMHGIITALGRTPRPR from the coding sequence ATGACCGCGGCCGCCCCGCCCCCCGTCATCGTCCTCGTCCGTCCACAGCTTGGCGAGAATATCGGCAAGGCGGCGCGCGCGATGCTCAATTTCGGGCTGACCGAACTGCGCCTCGTCGCCCCGCGCGACGGCTGGCCCAACCCCGATGCGGGGCCGGCGGCGTCGGGCGCCGACATTGTGCTTTCCGGCGCGCAGGTCTTCGATACGCTCGCCGACGCCGTCGCCGATTGCACGACCATCTATGCCACCACGGTGCGCAAGCGCGGCGTCACCAAGCCGGTGCTGACGCCGGAAGCGGCAGCGCGCGAGGTTCATGCCGGCGCGGGACGCTCGGCCTATGTCTTCGGCCCCGAACGGTCGGGGCTCGAAACCGACGACGTCACGCTGGCGCACAAGATCGTCACCGTGCCGATCAACCCCGAATTCGCTTCGCTCAATCTTGCCCAGGCGGTGATCCTGCTCGCCTATGAATGGTCCAAAGGCGTCGCGCTCGCGAGCCCGCCCGAAGTGCCGCTCGATCCCCCGGCGGAGCATGGCGTGCTCGAAGAATTCATCCAGCACCTGGAGCGCGACCTCGACAAGAGCGGCTATTTCTTCCCGCCCGAACGACGCGAAATGACGCTGCGCACCCTGCGCACCGCGCTGACCAAGACGGGCTGGTCCTATAATGACGTCCGAATGATGCACGGCATTATTACCGCGCTTGGCCGAACTCCAAGACCGCGTTGA